The Gossypium hirsutum isolate 1008001.06 chromosome D03, Gossypium_hirsutum_v2.1, whole genome shotgun sequence genomic interval AAAGACCGTATCAGTCAACCAGAAGAATTAGAGAAGGGATCATACTTCATTCATTCACATCGTATATAAAAAAtgcaaaaggaaaaaataaaacatgccctagaaaaagggaaatttggaGATATGAAGAAATAAGAAAAATCATTTCATACAACTAGGTTCCCTATTTCATTACATGTATAATATGTTATACCAGTGATTAGAAGGTAAAATATGCTGCATTAATAACCTTCTGCAATATGGTTGGACCAAAAAATGATATGAATATGAACCTAACACTGGGATGGAGTGTGGTCATTAAATATGTTCAGGCTTTGAACAGGTATAAGTtgattaaaattgtgaaaataatttatataatttgaatTGCTATGCACACCAGTGGATGAAACAAGGAAAGCAACATTTCAGAAACAAGCCACATTGATGTCTAAGAAAGAAGAGGATGATGAACATTACCTCGATTTTAGCAACATCAACTATAGATGGTTTTAAGTCCAAAGCAATTCCAAAATGAAGCATTGCCTTATCATACTTTTTATTCCGTTTATAAATTGCACCCATCAATGCATAAATGCAACTTTCACGAGGGGTGCACTCTTTGAGTTCCTCCAAAATTTCCAAAGCTTCATTCAACTTTCCAAGTGTCACCAGCAGTTTTGCTTTGCTGTACTTTGGAAGTGGATTTTTATTGTCAATGACAATAGCTTTCTCCATCATCTCCAAAGCTTCCTCACTCCTCtgcaaaatgaaaaaagaaaacaaaaacatttgTCAATTGCACAAGCATAGAAAAACAAGACTCCACTAGTTCAATACTTCTATCTTTTAAACATTACATATTTGATTTACGGCTTATTATGGGGATAAACTTAAATGCTCGTTAGAGAAGATGCATAAGAAGTTATAACAGTTGTCAATATCACAAGCAACAAAAAACACCAATAGGGGGCAGCCAGTATCATAGACATATAATGTTTAAACAGATCAAACATTTGTAAGATGCACGGTTTGAGCATTGGACAACTGTTCAATGATAAGAACATATTGTAGTCACGGAGTCCTAAGGTAGCAAAAAATGATAGGTATAGAATGATAATATAGAAGTGGTCAAACCTTTAATGCTTCTAAAGTGGTTCCTAAATAGTACATGATAACTGATGAAAGAGGATTTATCTGATAAGCCTGACGAAAATGGTGCTCTGCAAATTCAAACTTCTCTTGGCGGAGATAGATCATCCCAAGCCCATACCAGGAGTTATAATGTCTTGCATCAACATGAAGAGATGTCTGGTAGCACTCCACTCCTTTTCCATAGTCCTCCATGATAACATACCTGAAACAATCACTTGatcagaacccctttttcttttcttcttttctttaagtttttCAATTAATCGAGATGAGTCTAAAAAACATTCTCAAGTGTAAGACCATACTCATGACCAGAAAGAGTGTGAGCATATGCAAATCTAGAATTCAGCTGCACAGCTCGCTGAAAACTTTTTAGTGCACTTTCATGATCCTTCTGCAAACTATAGCAGTTCCCAATAGCACACCTGCATTAGGCATTCCATAATTAAAACCATCATGCATGACAAATTCATTTGATAAGATGTAGTTTGAGGATGTAGGAATACAATAGAAATGCACTTTTATCCAACGGATAAACTTCTAGTCCTATTAACACCACCACAAACCACTCCCTGCACCCCCCCCCCTAAAAGAAACACACACAGATTGCTGAAACATGTTTTCTTGACTGTAGATAATGAACAAGAAAATTAATGGTCCAAACAAGGTAGTCATCTTCAACTACAACAGAAAATCTGAAAGGAAGAAATACTTGGGAATAAATTTGAACGAAAACAGCAGAAAAATGCTTAGCTCAGACATGCATGGggttaaaaataacattattttaactattttacagGATCATAGAGGTCTATCGAAGTTACCATGTTTGTGGAGCAAAACGATCAACTAATATCATCTCCTGAGCTAagtatttcaatttcatatcttGTTTCAAATGCtgcaaagaaaaaataaaacatgtggtaaatgCAGACAAAAGTAactaaatatcaaaatatcatcattttttttcTGCCCCACAAATGGAGCTCATAAAACTGTCCGGCAGAAAGTAAGTTTTTTCTATCCAACAACCAGACTGCATAACCTCCTTTCCTTTATTTTAGGTTAGCCATCATTAAGTCAACTTTCCATCCTTGCCATAAAAATCATGAAGCTTTTCTCTATAGAAATATGGGcgtttctaaaaaaaaaacaacttgaGGTCTGATATTTGCGATGAAATCAAGTATAACTGACGAGGAGGGAAGTGGTTTTTGTTGTCAAATGATTTCTTATCAAATCAAAGATTCAAGGGTGTCACAACCTATAAAATTCTCCCCTCTATAAACTTGGTAGTTATTTCTGGACTGGGATTACTTAACTCTGCACCTCAGAAAGATAATAACTTTGCAAAAGATAAGGTTTCAGAAGGAGAATGAAATATAAATTGGCAACATGGAGCAGTTTCTTACTTTGAGTAGAAGGCAGAAACTAAAGGGTTTCAAATTGcatataaaattgaataaatttgcattttaatatatacattgaaGTGGCAATCAATGAATGATCTATCTCAAAGATAAAACATGGTTAAATACAACTCACATAAAGAACTGTGGAGTATACATCCATCTCTTCCAGATTGTAAGGAGATATTTGGCGCACAAGACTAAAGGCATAATCAGCATTTAAGTAATCTACTAGCTCAAAATATGCTTTCccaacctaaaataaaaaatatttcaatgtctcaaaaaattgaaatttgcaATGAAATACTACGACTTCTAAGCAAGGATGAAAGCAAACCAGAAAAGAAATTTTCAGTTTACCATTCTCAAGGAACTAAAATACTTGTTACTCCCTTTCAAAAGCCAGCAGATATAAACAAAATATAGATTCACAAAATGGAGAGCTCAGGTACAACACAATCACCTGGGAAAGAATCCAGCCTGTATTATACTGCTTTGATGAGAGCTTTTGATAGACATTTAAAGCTTCCTGTAACATCAATAAGAAAGTATCCCCAATCATTTTTCTACATTATAAAAATATGCACTCAAGCTCACTATTTAGGATAAAACATGTTTTAGTTGACGGAGCAATACCTTACATCTAAACATACACAAATGCCTATAGCCCTCCCCAAGAGTTCTCAGGAGTTTCATTGTATCTGAGATACCAGATTTAATTGTTGCACTATCTGAGATAAAGCTGCTGAGTTTTGTATTTTCTATCTCATGCTGAATGGATTTAACATCAGTTGTCGAAGATGATGATGACGTTGCTCCGAACTCTGATACAGCAACCTCATAAGTTTCCAACTCTGATACAGCAACCTCATAAGTTTCCATCAATTTCCCTACAAATGACATCAAAGTGTTTGAATttaaaaatgcaataaaaaatgCATAGAAGAAAAGATGAAACATGAATATTTTTTGACATTATGcaacatatcaaattaaattcACAGCTATGCCTGAAGTTAAATGTGtctaacatataaaataaaaactaaccaTAATTAATCAATCAAATATTTTGTTAAAGAGGAACTGAATAAAAGAAATTGACCTTGACAAAATGTTGAAGAGCAAGTCTCAGAGCTTAATTTAGTTGAAGCATGCAAACTTTTTGCTTTATTTTCTGATCCTTGTGAGGTGTTCAAGCTTCTCTGCCCTGCAGCTAATCTAGCACTTCTACGAAGTCCTGAATCGAAAAATAAACTGCCACGAATCTTCAGAGTCATAACAGAAGAGGCAGCacatttcagaaaaaaaaattaaggggaGAAGCATGGTGTACTTTAgcaatgttaaataataatagaaaaattaaaacaattaaactGGAAGAAACGCCCCTAAGAAGCAACAGAAAAGTGCATATATAAGCCTAAAGTAGATTCTAACAAGCAAAAGGCTAGAAAATTACAAAGACAATTAAAGATTTCATTCCTAGGAGTTCAGAATGTTgatgtaaaagtaaaattaatggCATAGTCTGAGTCCATACAAAACCACAAAACAAAAACACTCCGTTCAACCATCATCCTGCAGTCACTAGCACCTTATTCCAAGTTTCAAAACaaccaaaatataataaaataagatataaGAACTGAAAGCAAACAGACAAAACAAGCTCAATATAATAAAGAGGAAAAATAATTAGCATCTGAAAGAAAATCAGAAAACAAGGAGAGTAGGGGTTAACAAAACTAGTAAGATTCTCACTTAGGTTTAAGGGATCCATAGAAAGGAACAAGTGGCCTTACAACTTAGGGATAAACAGTCCCCACACACTGCCCAATAGCCATATCATTTTCTGAATATACTTCTTTCCTAATTCAGCAAGCTGAAAGCAAAACCCCTACCAAACCCATACACAAAAAACATACATTCGCtcctaatattttatttattaaatacataaatGGATTTGAATTATTTCAAAGGTTGCTCTCAACAAGACAAAGAGGTTTTGATGTCTAAAGGGCAAATCCTGTATGTGTAGCAAAAGAGAAGGTGACTTTTTAATGTCAAGGGCAATCCTAGATATCTAGATTTTTTCTTCATCGACAAAATGACATATagagataattaattaattatattagatGATGTAAGATTATGACTTCAAGATTATCAACACAAGTTGCATTAGAATGTAACAAGTAAAATTTATTAGGAATGGTTGAGCCTATGTTTAACAAACAAATGGAAATTACTATTAAAACTAAAGGAGGTAATAGAGACATTGTCATAGATAAATGCATAAACACAACCTGTGCTGATTCATTATCACAAGCAAATTTCCTTCGAGCTTGAGTACTAGACCTTAGAGAGTCTTCACTTTGACAAAGATGTATGTTTCTAACTAGAGGTGGTGGAGCCACATCTGATATCTTAAGAGTGAAAACACAGATCTCAGAAACATGTTCAACATGGATACAGATAAATAACAATGCATATGAAAAAGTAAGAACATAACTGATGCTGCAGAGCCTAACAGACCAGCTGCTGTTAGTCTATTACTACATGCATTGTAAATAACCATACAAGGATTTAAGCAAACGTGTCAAATTTCAAGTAACTAGATCATTTATAATTTGAATCAGCCAAGGCTTCTCATGACATGCAATTTGAATGAGTAGATAAATGCTGCCATCTTCTTTGCAAACGTGAAGCTGTGTAAGTGATATCTTTGAAACTATAAAATCAATAATTCCTTGCATCTGAACGGATAAATCTTTTCTGCATCCCAATGTCTCTGTTAAAAGTTGCTAATAtcaattctaaattttaaaatgttttcattTTACCTACAATGTCATATTCTGAAAATCATGGTTAAGAATGCCCTGAAATAATTTGCATGCATCCAAAGCATTCAACCAAGTTGCTTTTGAAGAATTGATGCCTCCAAGAGCCTGCAAATAGTAGTCCTAAAATCCGAATACGCTACTAAGTTGAACAGAGCAAGACTATGTATGATAAGCTTGCTTGCCTAGAATATGCTCACCAGATTAAGTATAAAAAAAGATGCAATAAATCAACTAAGCAAATATAATATACATGTAAACCTACAAGCACACGATGCTAAATCACTAAACAAGTTAGAGCTAGTACAAGGATATGAAATAAGTATTTCACAACAATTCAAATAGATTAACTATTTAATTACCCaaaaatgacttacttgtgtgGGAACAGGGGAAGGAGTACTTGAAAATGATGTACTGCAACAGCTGTTTTTACTTTGCCTAACAGCTCCTGTTAAAATAGGTCCTCCATGATTATTCTCACATATATCTCTGATATTGTTCCCTTCCCTTTGTTTTAAATGGCTTCGACTCAAATATTCTAAGCCAAATCTTTGAGAAGAATCCGAGCTATGATCAGTATCAGCTATTAGTAAACAACTTGATGCATTACCTAGGTAATGCTCTTGAACACAAGGAACAGTTGCATCACCAAAGCAAACAGCAGCTTCCTCTGCCTCACCTGAAATAAATACACTTAAGCCTTGTCAACAACATGTTAATTAATGATTATGCAGATAGATACCTACAACTGAAAATTATAGTTATAAGTTAATTGTAACACTACACAGACTCTGCACAAGtatttattctttttcttatCTTTCTAAGGGAAACTTTGTTAATATTAcaaggagaagaaaaaagaataagGCCAAAGCTTAAAATTATGTAATCTTTCTGACTTAATCTGTACAAAAATCACTGACCTAGCATACAAAGTTGCTCGTATGCTGCCCAAAACAAAGGGTCAATTGACAAAGTCTTCCTGAAGTGTTCAATAGACTTGTTCTTCCTATCAGTGTCCCTGTGGAGAAAAAAAATACAGAACAAAGATATTGTAGTGAAGAGAGAGAACGACAATGAGAATATAGCAAGCCAACACAAGTAACATCCTGCCCAAATGAAAAGGAAAGTATAACATAGTATTAAATGCCAATTCTGTATGAATAAACCTGGCCTCTCTCGAACAGCTTAGACTCAGTATGATTCATGGCTATAAACTTGGCACGTGAACAAACTAGCTCAGTATTTAGTGTAAGTGGATTAGTCAGGAATGCTAATTCAATTACAAGCCAACAGTGGTTGGTTTATCtaacgtaaaaaaaaattatcattcgAAGTAAAATTGAAAGTTCTCCCGACTAATTAGGAGGAAAATGTGCTGTCCATCCAATTCTCCTTGGAAGAAATTAGGAAGGGAATTTTCTGATTTCAGGGTTACTTTCCCATCGAAACTGTACAGTCAAGGAAAGCCACTAATCTAGTGAAAGAGAACACTGCAATGATTGCTAGGCTTACCATACCAGTACTACTATAAAGCttggaaaaatgagaagaaacataaaacataaaaagcaAGTGGCAGAAAAAACCTATAAATAATGCCGAGAAGATATTGCACAGCAGCACCATTTGGAACCTACATGCATGTAACAACAAATATGATCATGAAATTCAAATATGATCGACTTCCAAAAGGTGATCACATACCTCAGCACATAGATCTTTAACAGGCAGCAATGCAGCTTCCGCTTCACAAAAGAGATCCATTTCTAAGCACGCAATTGCAAACAAGTAACGAGACTGAGCCATTTGCATACCTTGAAATCAGGACAAATAAACACAAACATCAATTCAAAATACCAGTATCATTCCCTAACATCATTAAAAAGAGAAACGAAAATGTTAAAGAAAAGTAGTACCTTTAAGAACGTAATATGCAGAGTGAGGTTGATTATTATTCAAGTAACATCTAGCCAATAATTGTAAATTCACCTACAGTAACAGgaaaaataacacatttaaagtTTCGATTCAATTCCAAGAACAAATcgaataaaagaaaaggaaaacaattgaagaatggaaaataaagaggaaaccTCGGAAGGAAACTCAGCGTAGAGGCGTTCGCAGAGGAAAACGGCGTTTCTTCGCATGTATTGCTCCAGGCTTTTCTCAACGTAATTCACCAATAATGCCTCCATTTCTCTCAGTCAAGAGAGAGGCGTAGCGGTTGGGATTTTATGGTGCGTTGCTATGCGTTGGCCTGAACTCTTTTTGATCCTACCTGAGACAACTTTACAGTCACAATCTGACAAGTCACAACGAATCGGATACGGTGAGAGGGCGGGGaaggttattattattatggtaaaTTACACACATAGTCACCTAACTATAAAAGATTTTCATTTTaggtataaaaaataaaaaaaatttattttagtcactGGCTGACATTCATTGGAGAACTTCGATGAGAAGCCCAATGGAAAAGTCAGCAACATTCTCAGAGAAGTGACCAGCAGTGGTGACGGCCGGCATTCTTTTAAATGTTCCGCAAATGTCTCAAATTTTTAAGGATTTTACCtaatttacattaaattaaaattttgaggactaaaattataatttttatgaataataATGACATGGATTTtactttaattatataaaaaagaaaaattcccCACTAAAACGATTGAACTATATAAGATGGATGCTTAAATTACAAACATTTTATTTTGGAtgtctaaaataaaattttaatattcaatttgatactcAAATAAAATGATATCAAGTGGCCTAAGGGCAAAGCCAAAAAAAATTTCGAGGCAGGGGATTGCAATTATGTTATATATTTCTATGAAGCTAAAATATCATTTCACTATTGTATtagcttatatttttatagtttttagatctaatttgaaattttattattttttgagagTCAAGTTATAATTTTAGcatatattaacatataaatttataaaatttaagagttctagaacaaaaattttcaattttggggTAACCTTCACCCACAAAAGTGGTCAAATGAATATTTGACATGTGTGCTCTATTAAAAGAAAACATAGGTACTTAATTGgatacaaaaactaaaatatcaaatcaaatattgaaactaaactcaagtacttaattgagataaaaaaaactcaagtatcaaattgaaaaaactcAGATACCATTTTGAATATTGAAACCAAACTTaagtacaatttttttataaaaaaacttaagtattaaattaaatatttaggtttaactcaaataccaaataatatgttaccacattattattattttgacaagacctatgtgtatgtgtgatgaaattgaatcaTGGAAGTCGATCGATCTTATTTATGGATTAGTGAAGTTCAAAGTTCACTTTCAATCCACAGacaccaattcaattaaaaatttactaaaaaattatttgtatatgacACCAATTCAATTGAAAGTGTACTCAAATAATTTGTTATATGTattagtaaataatattttgaggttacttttatttttaaatttttatgtaatatctatatttgaatatttgtataacatctttaaatcaaataatttaattttttaaagattacCTTCTTATAAACTActcttttaaaaaagaaaatgggaAGAGAAAACTAATTTTAGATTGTTGAGTTCTTATAGCACCGGTGGTTCACTCGCCAAGTGAGAGGGTGGTCGCCAACGAGGAGGAGCACATACCTCGAAGCCATGTTGATTTGATAGAGAACAACAGTGATTGGGACCAAGAAAGTTTCGAACTAAACtttatttttgggattaaatGATTGGCTTGAGAATCTAAACCAATGGATTAAGAGAGGGTGAGGAGAGCTTCATTCTAATTAGAGGACCACCGATGCTTGCAAGCGGGGTGGTGCAACAATGGATGGCGACTAGGTTTAGAAGTTGGAGAAGGAAGAAAATAAGGgagaaaagagaaggaaaaaaacaaGCAAAATGTAAACAAAAAGAGAAAGGTAAAACAATGTTTTTAGGCATAATAGgagttaatttttttcataaaatcgAGCCGTattttatttatagtaataaatcctaaattaaattattacttGTGCTTTTTGCGAGGCAGTGTGAGTCATTTCCCGACTTCCTACCAAACAATCTTCTCCATAACATGTGTAATTAAGGTCATACCATAGTTTTCATTTATAGGGAAACAGAACAAGAGTTTTACTTGAACAAGGGGTAATTAGATaagaatattttaatagaaaactaCAGTATTCCACGAGTAGCGGCAACTCTAAGGGAGACTAGGCTTTTTCACCTCTCATTATATGGGATGGGCTCCCGGGCCCATATCGTATATCAAGTACAATTATATGTGTTATCTGGACTTTTATCCAACATttataatttatctaattaaattattttttcaatcaaattctaatttcgtAAAAGTCATGTCAACTTTGTCGTATTAGAATCTATGatgaaatatattgaattttcCCATTCAATAAAGTTAttatgactaattaatttaattatcaattaaaacttcaattatttaattacaatcaattGAATAATAATtcgaagaaattaatttaatttatgaatcatcttttgtacttagtgagaaaacgCGATAGTGATACATGCGATCTATTTCTCTTGGTCGTCATTTTCATTCATTCCATAGTATCGATTCTATAtgcaatttgtttttttttggggggctTATATAGAGTTAGCAGAGTGATCGATTGAACATgtataattaaagataaaataatttgtaattaagtttcagcttttcacctattaattacaatattatttagtcATGGAGTCATTCCATTAAAGTATCATGATGAACTCTtacttattatataccattacgaaagtagCTTGATAAGTGTTTGtttaatgaccttgtcataagcgtgttacccttataggatatccttaatctctttgggttGAATTCATTCACTCAATATGGTTTTATTTTATCCCATGGTAACCATTTGCCCTAGACAAATGATTCGTGATCACGTTactttttcatctatcatgtaacgccgataagaggatatcatttaccctttattaGACTATGAATTCCAATATTGTATATGTAGCTATGTTATGCAGAAGTTGTATGCTTAACGTGCCAACTTATGGCTCTTTAGTTATTTGAACTCAGGCTCttaatacatcaaagtatacgagtcatgcaCACAAAGTTAGTCACTTACTTAAGATTGAGGTAAACCACACTATAAACAtcataagtgaattaattcataaaTGTATTTATGATTAATTCAACTTAGGTCCTCTTCGATGTATTGTTAGTCTAGACAATAGTATCTGTGTCTTTATCTTCTAGGAGTAAACCACTCTAATACCCAATACAAGATATCTTCCgatttggacttgatagacgacataataatattttaactgaTTTACTCAATTTCTATTCATCAGACTATGGACCTTGTAGATTacctactaatacaagttgtattCTCACATTAAGATTCGATCACATAATGCAACTTAGTATTAGTAAAACATTAGGTAATTAATGAGCCAATATTTGTTTACGtttttctttgcgtgcaaaaaccattgaggacaaatacaaatgatattaaagtgaataatgaaattttatttaaaccaatGTGCTCAAAAAATTACATATAGAAAtgatgtaacaactcattttcagtcgtgtcaaaaataatggtttcgggaccacaaatctgacgtgtcagcccgtaaatattaattatttaatatttacaaggtcattagtgttgtattaaattttggttaagaatttttatcgtttggatagttaattaaataaaaaagactaaatcgtaaaagatgcagAAGTTAGTGTTAATAGTTAAGGTTATCAATTAGCTATAGCAAGGAAGACTATGGGTCTTTAATGGAAAATACACCATTTGATGTTGAGTGGATGATCCAAGATGCTTAATtgtatgaaatttgatttaatttttaagggaaaaattgtaattttattaaaacaaaacagtaataatataatatcatctTCTTTAGCAGttcatttttcaccaaaaaattGAAAGGAAGCTACCATTAGAGAACCTAAGGTTCGACCAAGCTAGGGTTCTTCAAATAGGCAAGTAAACTTTGTTCGATTTtagtaatttttgtttttgagctcatattagcttgatttagctaactcgaggactaatttgtaaaattgtcaaattttTTGGAATATTCCattgattattttgagttattctTGAAGTTTTATGAAACATTATTGAGTGTGGTTGttagataggactattttgtaaggtagttttgatgattttaatgtttaaggactaaattattaaagtaataaaattacaATGGCTTGAtacaaaataattgaaaatattgtCTGTTCAGTTAAGCTTGGGTTTGAATGAAaattgttaaattgcatgttttgggcttagggactaaattgcataaaagtagAATGTTAagagtaattttgtaaaaaatttaaaaaggacttaattgtataAAGTGATTTTATTTTTGCTGTtggaattagttaattgaatgaaattattattttagatcaagaacgagccGATAATcgcaaaaaagagaaaattgttgAATAGTCATTGTATCTTGTTGTACTGCagtttagtcaggtaagttcgaacaatttaattctaatatatttataaatgctTATGAAATGAAATTCAATTGCCGAATGCTGATTAATGCGAATGTTGTCTTGTAAATGAGAACTGATGGAATGAAACGatagtattgtttttttttgttataaaccCTGAGCTGAATGAACGTAGGGTAGAGTACAATTGGCATGCTAATAGGTTATTTTGTGCGCGGTACGGGATTAGTATGAGATGTGACGATATTTTTTGTATATCCTCTAATTACTGAATATACTGACGTCCTGTATTTGTTGCGGACTATCATGTTATATTACAGTATTTTTTGGTGTTATGGGGGTGGATGTTGACCTATGAGCTAGGCACTTAGTGCCAAGGTGTGTCATTGGTTGGATTGGATCGTATGAGTTTctggtgtgttctggttggttaaccGTGTACTTGAATCCGTACATCATTCATTGGGCATTATTTATTGATCTTTGAATGTTATTGAAATGTAGAGAATTGATTTGTACTAATGTTGGGCATTATTCACCTGGGTGAGCTACGATTTATAAGAAATTGTTTAGTAACCTTGTtaatgagttattattttaattcggTAAGCTTTATCGTTTAAACGACGAACTCTCTAAGTTTTATGTAAGCTTACTCGAGTCCTATCTTCTCTTTGTAGATTACATTTTGTAGAAGTTGGGAGATCGGATCAACtcgaagaatcacactatccaaggatcttttttggtagattttgtatACATCTTGACTTATATGGCATGTGATAGGAGTTAAAGTTGTATGTAGTGATGCATAACGATTTATGTTGTATAACTTGAATTGTCTATgctttggttgtgtttatagtttttaaaacatGTATGTATGGTATCAACCTAGGCACAAGTAATATGGATGTGGGAATCAAATGATAAGTTTGTTAACTTATATATGTGCTAAATGAGGTCAAGTGCGATAGCATAGAAGTCTAGTCAAGGtaatgaattattaattaattgagaTGTGGTGACTTTAATGACTTTGAATAGTACTTTTTATTGATTGTTTGGCATGTTATGATGGTTCTTAGATGTGTTTTGAGGCTTGTAATAATGTATTATAAGATAGTTTAAGTACCTAtgtaattgaatgaaaaatgagcATGTTTTGGGTCATTTTGGGCACACACGACCTGGGACATGGGCGTGCGCCCCTAGCGTGTTATGGTATAGATTTGACCATAAGggcacagagagttacacaatctagccacacggtcgtgtgaccttatATTACATGGGCACAATGAGCCATATACTCTGGGCtttgtcacatggccgtgtgaccttatatTATACGagcacagtgagttacacgatc includes:
- the LOC107950620 gene encoding cell division cycle protein 27 homolog B isoform X1, which encodes MEALLVNYVEKSLEQYMRRNAVFLCERLYAEFPSEVNLQLLARCYLNNNQPHSAYYVLKGMQMAQSRYLFAIACLEMDLFCEAEAALLPVKDLCAEVPNGAAVQYLLGIIYRDTDRKNKSIEHFRKTLSIDPLFWAAYEQLCMLGEAEEAAVCFGDATVPCVQEHYLGNASSCLLIADTDHSSDSSQRFGLEYLSRSHLKQREGNNIRDICENNHGGPILTGAVRQSKNSCCSTSFSSTPSPVPTQIRGSLFFDSGLRRSARLAAGQRSLNTSQGSENKAKSLHASTKLSSETCSSTFCQGKLMETYEVAVSELETYEVAVSEFGATSSSSSTTDVKSIQHEIENTKLSSFISDSATIKSGISDTMKLLRTLGEGYRHLCMFRCKEALNVYQKLSSKQYNTGWILSQVGKAYFELVDYLNADYAFSLVRQISPYNLEEMDVYSTVLYHLKQDMKLKYLAQEMILVDRFAPQTWCAIGNCYSLQKDHESALKSFQRAVQLNSRFAYAHTLSGHEYVIMEDYGKGVECYQTSLHVDARHYNSWYGLGMIYLRQEKFEFAEHHFRQAYQINPLSSVIMYYLGTTLEALKRSEEALEMMEKAIVIDNKNPLPKYSKAKLLVTLGKLNEALEILEELKECTPRESCIYALMGAIYKRNKKYDKAMLHFGIALDLKPSIVDVAKIEAAIEKLIIPDEMEESL
- the LOC107950620 gene encoding cell division cycle protein 27 homolog B isoform X2, whose product is MEALLVNYVEKSLEQYMRRNAVFLCERLYAEFPSEVNLQLLARCYLNNNQPHSAYYVLKGMQMAQSRYLFAIACLEMDLFCEAEAALLPVKDLCAEVPNGAAVQYLLGIIYRDTDRKNKSIEHFRKTLSIDPLFWAAYEQLCMLGEAEEAAVCFGDATVPCVQEHYLGNASSCLLIADTDHSSDSSQRFGLEYLSRSHLKQREGNNIRDICENNHGGPILTGAVRQSKNSCCSTSFSSTPSPVPTQIRGSLFFDSGLRRSARLAAGQRSLNTSQGSENKAKSLHASTKLSSETCSSTFCQGKLMETYEVAVSELETYEVAVSEFGATSSSSSTTDVKSIQHEIENTKLSSFISDSATIKSGISDTMKLLRTLGEGYRHLCMFRCKEALNVYQKLSSKQYNTGWILSQVGKAYFELVDYLNADYAFSLVRQISPYNLEEMDVYSTVLYHLKQDMKLKYLAQEMILVDRFAPQTWCAIGNCYSLQKDHESALKSFQRAVQLNSRFAYAHTLSGHEYVIMEDYGKGVECYQTSLHVDARHYNS